TGCCTTTTTTTAAAGCCACATCATTTGCGTATTTTGTCGCTCCAATCTCACATAGATTTGAAAGATTTTCTAATCTATAAATTTCTGCCATTTATTAGCTTTCCTTTTATTTTCTAAAATCATAAGCAAAAGCACCAAAAATATATATTTAGCATTTATACCACTATCACATTGACTTATTGCATCGCTAAAACAATCTAACTCATTTCTATTTAATTTGATATTTGTCTTTTGCAGGCTAAATAAAAGACTTTCTATCTTGCTTCTTGTTTCTTCTTTTGAATAGGATAAATCCTTTATATAATCCCTAATAGATTCCAAAGTAAGCGTATTTAAATCGATATCAAAATCTTCTCTTTGTATCATAATCTTTCTATTAAATACAATCATACGAGATAAAATCGTAGGCAAAATACTATTTTTAGATTTTGTAATGAGTATGAATTTTATATTAGTTGGTGGCTCTTCTAAAACTTTTAAAAGTGTATTTTGTGCTTGAGGAGTAAAACTATCACCAGCAATCACTATGCACTTAAGCATATTTGATGAAATATAGCTTTCATCAATAACATCTCTTGCACTATCAATCTTAAAATTACTCTCAAAAAAGATTCTATTGTTTGGATAATCTAGCTTTGTATTTTCAATCTCAAAAGCAATATCATTTGTTAGGATAATCTCACCTATTCTAGATTCCATAACCATCATCAATCTCATCAAACATCATTGCATCAATTGTTTTATTTAGAATCTTAAATAGCTGTAATAATTGAATATCTGAATTGATATCATCTGATTTTAGATTAAATGCAGTTTGCAAGTTTCCATCAAATGCCCATATAAAGTTACTTTGGTGATTTTTAGCAAACTCTACTAATTTATTATTTGCATACCCAATATACCAAATAATATATTTATTATTAAATGCAACATTTAACATATCTTCAACAAGCATCAAATCAAAAGTCGTATCATTTGGAAGCATGGATTCTAGACTGACAATTGGAATTAGTGGTCTAGCGGTATTAGCATTTATAGTTTGTATAGCATATTCACAAAACCATTTTTTTTGCAAATCAGAGCATATAATAATAGCACTACCTTCTATAATATCTTTTGTAAATCTAGATGCAATTTGACACCACTCAAATCGCCTTTCTTCAAACCAACCCATAGAAATACCATCTTTGCGTGCTAATTCTAGAGTCCAATGTGCAAAATTTAAATCACTATTCATTTGTCTAATTCATAAGCACAATGCAATGCTCTAACTGCAAGTTCTGCGTATTTTAAATCTATAATCATAGATATTTTTATATCGCTTGTGCTAATCATCATAATATTGATATTTTCTTTTGCCATTGTGCCAAATGTTTTACTTGCCACGCCAGAATGACTTTTCATTCCAAGTCCTACGATAGAAACTTTTGCAATATCTTCATCAAATTCTATGCTTTGGCTTGATTGTTCAAAATCACTTAAAATCGTCTTTGCAATAGCTAAATCTGTTTTTGGAATAGTAAAGTCAATATCTGTTTTGCCATCGCGTCCTATTGTTTGGACTATCATATCAACATTAATATTTGAATTTGCAAGTGAAGTAAAAAGATTAGCTGCGATTCCAGGCTTATCATCTACATTTACCATACTAATTCTTGCCTGATTTTTATCAAGTGCTATACCTGATATTATAGGCTTCTCCATAATTTCCTCCTCATTTGTAATCAAAGTTCCATCATTATTATTAAATGAATTTCTTGTAATGATTTTAACATTTAGTTTTTTAGCCATCTCAACAGATCTATTTAAAAGCACTTTTGCACCAAGACTAGCAAGCTCTAACATCTCATCATAGCTAATTTTATCAATTTTCTTTGCTTTACTCTCAATTCGTGGATCTGTTGTAAAAACCCCATCAACATCAGTGTAAATCTCGCATAAATCAGCATTTAGTGCACCAGCTATTGCAACAGCAGATAAATCGCTACCCCCTCGACCCAAAGTCGTAATATCACCATCTGTGCTTATTCCTTGGAATCCTGCTACAACGACTATGTAGCCCTTTTTTAGATATTTATCAATATTTTGATGATTTACTTCTTGTATCTTTGCTTTTGTATGAACACAATCAGTAATCACACCTGCATCACTACCACTTAACCCAACTGCTTTAAATCCAAGATTCTGCAAAGCAATTGAAAGAAGCGAGCTTGTTACAATCTCTCCTGTGCTTACAATCCTATCTACTTCTTTTGCATTTGGAATATCATTGAAATATTTTGTATATCCTATCAATTTATCAGTTTCTCCACTCATAGCAGAAACTACTACAACTACATCATGTCCTTCTTTTTTCACACTAGCAACACGATTTGCCACATTTGCTATCTTGGCACAATCGCCTACGCTAGTTCCACCATATTTTTGCACTATCAGCATTAGATATAACCTTCTTTCTTAAAATATTCAAGCACTTTTTTATAAATTGGTCTTTTAAAATAAATAGTATTACTAAAAATCCTATCATAATCTACAAATTTATATTTTACAAATTCTGGAATCGGTGTATCAAGATTGATATTTGATGTTGCTCTTAATTTTACTAAAAAATATTTTTGCCTTTGTCCCTTAAATGGATACATTTTCTTACTTATCACTCCAGCTGGAAAATCATATGTAAGCCAATCTGGATATTCAGAAATCACATCTATATCATCTGTGCCAATCTCTTCTCTTAGCTCCCTATAAAGGGCACATACTGGAGTCTCTCCATTATCGATTCCACCTTGTGGAAATTGCCAAATATTACGCGAATGTTTTATATCATTTCGTTTTGCAATAAAAAATTCACAAATTTCTGGATATTTTACTGATAGTATTATAGCTGCGACATTTGGACGATATTGTTCTAAATCTTGCATATTATAATCCTATTTAATTTTTTTAAGCAAAAACTTGCAGATTCTATAAAAAATTGGATAAAAAACTTTTGAAAATAGGAGAGGAAATATTGCTACTTTATATTCATATTCCATTTTGTGAATCTAAATGCGGATATTGTGCTTTTAATTCTTTTACAAATTTAATTGATTTTAAAAAGCAATATTTAGATTCACTAAAAATTGACTTAGAATCTTCTTTAAATAATATAAATAACTTAGATTCTATATTTTTTGGTGGTGGCACGCCAAATGTGCTAAATCCAAAGGATTATGAAGAAGTTTTTAAGATTTTAAAACCATATATAGGTGATGATACAGAAATCACAATGGAATTAAACCCAAATAGGGACATTCATGCGCTAAATGATTTTAAAAGCTTAGGTATAAATAGATTTAGCATAGGCGTGCAGAGCTTTAGAGAAGATAAGTTAAGATTATTAGAGAGAAATCATAATCCAAAAACAGCATACGAATTTATCAAACATGCAATTTTGTGCAATATTTTTGTAAGTATTGATTTGATATATGATACAAAACTAGATACAAAACAATCCCTAGAATCTGAGCTAAAAATGGCAAATGATTTGGGTGTAGGACATATTTCTTGTTATGCTTTAAGTATCGATAAAGATTCTAGATTCTACAAAATGAATAAAAATCCAACACTACAAAACTCGCTATGTTATGAAATAAAAGAAATATTAGATAATTTTTCATTCTATCAATATGAAGTATCAAATTATGCAAAAAATCACAAAAGCAAACACAATCTTGCCTATTGGCAAGGTAAAGAATACATGGGCGTTGGGCTTGGTGCAGTTGGTAGAATAAAAAATAATAGAATCTACAAACAAAATGATTTTAAAAAATATATAGAAAATCCACTAAAATGTAGTGTAGAATCTCTAAATGATGACAATTTGAGACTTGAGAGTATTTTTCTAGGGCTTAGAAGTGAAGTAGGTGTGGATATAGAAAATATAAATACTAAAAAATTAGAAATTTTATTGCAAGAGAAAAAATGCATAAAAAAAGACAATAGAATCTATGCTACAAATTATTTTATAAGCGATGAATTAGCACTTTGGCTTACATAAAACCATAATAAAGAGACAATAATGATACATTTTTTAAATCAAACAAATATTAGTATTGATAGTGAAATTCTTAGTTTTTTAACTACGATAAAAAATACTATCACAGAAAGTGAATTAGAATTAGTAATAGTAGATAAAAATGAAATAAGAAGACTAAATAAAGAGTTTTTAAACAAAGATTATGAAACAGATGTGCTGTCTTTTCCACTTGATTTTAGTGGGATAAATGTAGAAAATCCACCACTTGGAAGTATCATAATTTCAATAGATTCTGCTATGCAAATCGCAAAAAAACTAAATCACTCACTAAAAGATGAAATGGCTATTTTATTTACACATGGGCTTTTGCATCTTTTAGGATTTGATCATGAGATAGATAATGGAGAACATAGAACAAAAGAAAGAGAGATGCTAGATAACTTTGGTATCAAAAATCCACTTATTGATAGGACATTTAAGGACTAAAGATATCAATTTAGCAAATATAGAATCTATTTTTACCTATTTAGCAGCAGTGTAATGATTGTAGATATTGCATTTTGGTTTAAATAATGCAATATATAATTACAAATTATTTTATTTGGAGTTTAAATGAAAAATATAAAGAAATTTTTTACAAAAATAAAAAATAGACTTAATAGATACAAGCAAAAATTGAATAGAAAAATAATGAGCAAGGAGGAAGTAGAATCTGATAGAAAAAAATATCAAGAATTAAACACAGATAAAAGATTTATCATAAATAATAAATTTGATTATATTTGTAGAGAAGATAAATACGCAAACAATGGCGGTGTGATTGAAAATAGCTATTTTGTGCAAGATATTTGGGGTGCAAGAAAAGTCTCTCAAAACAAACCAAATATGCATTATGATGTAGGTTCATCTGTGCAAGGATTTATCGCTCACCTTCTTGGTGCAAATCAAAATGTAAATCTAATTGATATTCGCCCTATGAATAATGATTTTAATACAACATTTTTGCAACCAAAGATGGGGGGGGGGATTGAGATATATTCAAGCTGATGCTACAAATTTAGAAAATATAGAGAGTGAAAGCATAGAATCTTTATCAGCATTATGCAGTGTCGAACACTTTGGTTTAGGACGATATGGTGATCCAATAGACCCTATGGCATGGGAGTGTGCACTAAAAGCATTTCAAAGAGTGCTAAAAAAAGATGGAAAACTCTATTTTAGTGTGCCTGTTGGGGTGATAAACAAAGTTTGTTTCAACGCACATCGAGTATATCGCCCAGAGACAATAATACAAACACTTGATAAAATGCAGATTCTAGAGATGGGATATATTATAGGCTTTGATGTAGTTCTATGTATGAAATACAAAAATAATCATCTTGAGATTTATAATGAGAATCTAAATAACATTCCAGATATAAAAAACAATGGCGTAACAGGACTTTTTGAATTTATAAAGCTCTAAAATATCATACTTTTGCACTATTAAAACAATAATTTAAGCCTAGTTTAATAGGGTGGGGTAGAATCCAAATTTTAAAAAATTTTAATTTAAAGGACTTTAAAATGAAAAAGATTTTACTTTGTTTATGTTTATTATTTGGTTATAGCCTAGCAAATGATAAAAATGGATTTTTCTTAGGATTTGATCTTGGGGTAAGTGAAGTTGCTGTAGAAGGAGGGGCAGATGATAGGAAATATAAGTCTAAAATATCTACTCCAATGTATGGAATTAAAGCTGGATATAGACATTTTTTCACTGATGTAGTAGGACTTCAAGGATATTTTGGCTTTAGAGATTCTTTTATCAATATAAACACAAGCAATGCTGGTAGTGCTGTAACAGGAAATGGGAATAAAACTTCAACTTATTATTCTTTTTTACCACTTATGGCAAATGCGGATGTGATATTTGATCTTTATAAGAAAGATAATTTTTCACTTGATGCGATTGTAGGGTTGGTGTAAGTGTAGCAATATTAAATAATACTATTGTTAATACAGATTCTTCTCGTGTAGCATTTATAGTGATGCTAGAGTTGGTTTAGGAGCAAACTATGATAGCAATAGATTTGGTTTAGCTTTCTCTCTTCCAATATATCCAGCAACTAAAAGTATAGGGGATATGAGATATAGAGTAAAACAAAATTACGCAATATCACTAACTTATGATTATAAGTTTTAATATTTTGGCTTGATAGATTCTACTATTAAGCCACCACTTACAAATAAATTTTTATTTCACTACCTAAGACATTGTTTTATTATAATCAAAATCTACATTTAAACATGAAAAAATAATATTATAAGAGTTTTAAGACCAAGCATTGATAGGAGTTTTTAAGGCGTGGCTATAAGCCGGATTCTGTCTAAAATAAATTTAGGGTGATTATTTATCTAAAAATTATTTCACAATAATTTTTCAGCAAAGAGCTAAAAATCATGAAGCTTTTAACCTGCTCTTTTTGCTACGAATTGGGTTTGCAATGCGATTCTAATTGCTTAGAATCCGGTGAGCTCTTACCTCGCCGTTTCACCATCACTATTAAATAGCAGTTTATTTTCTGTTGCACTTTCCCTTATCTTACGATAGCCATCTGTTAGATGGAATCCTGCTTCATTGTAGTCCGGACTTTCCTCTTAAAATAATCAAGCAATCACCCACCACACCTTAAAGGATAAAATTGTAAGATAAATAAAATGATGGAATCTTTAAAAACACAATTTTTTAGCTATGATTCTAATCTTTGATTGGAGTTTTATGCAAAAAATATTTGATTTTATAAAAGCTACTTATTTTGGTATTGGGTTTATAGCTATAATTGCTATCTTATCATTTATTATCGCAAATACAAGCTATATCAAAAATATGCATATATCAGTGCTAATTATTGGAATCTGCCTTGGTGCAATATGCTCATTTATATTTTTAAGGCATAAGCAACATTTAGAATCTGGAATAAATTTTAGCGCAAAGAATCTTCTTAGAATAGGGATTGTGCTTTTTGGTTTTAATATCAGTTTAAGCGGAATTGCAAGTCTTGGCTTTAAAGGGTTTTTTATAGCACTTATTATTGTTAGTGTGATTTTTAGCTCTGGATATTTTATAGGAACTAGAATCTTAAAGTTAGATAAACAAATATCAATGCTAATTAGCATAGGAAGTGCTGTATGTGGTGCTGCCGCGATTTTGGCTTTAGAATCTGTGATAAAAAGTCAGTCTTATAAAAATGTAGCTGCGCTAGCTAGTATCGTAATCTTTGGGCTACTTGGAATGTTTTTGTTTCCAACACTAATAAATAGCGGGATAATCCCACTTGATGATATGGAAAAGGGATTGTTTTTGGGTGCGGCACTGCATGAAGTAGCAAATGTAGTAGGTGCAGCTGGAGCAATAATAAGCCCAAATAATCAAGCCATACTAGAGAGTGCTATTATTTTAAAAATGATTAGAGTAATATTACTTGTGCCATTATTATTAATTATTTCATTTTTAATTAGCAAAGATAACAAAACAGGCAAAATTTATATACCTTGGTTTGCAATATTTTTCTTATTTGCAATCATAATCAATTCTATTATAGAGATTCCAATACATATATTACAAATCATAAAAACTACATCAAATATGTTTTTAGTATTTGCAATGATTGCACTAGGCTTACAAATCGACTTTAAAAAAATAAAACAAATTGGTTTAAAGATATTTATTTTGTCTATTGTATTATTTATTTTTCTTGCTATACTTAGCTTTATTCTAGTAGTAAGATTATAGGAGAAAGTGATGGAAAGTTTTAATAATGCAATATCAAGCGGATTTGTAATAGTAGATTTTTATGCCCCTTGGTGTGGTGATTGTGTAAGGATTGAGCCGATTTTAAAAGATTTAGAAAAAGAATATAAAATAATAAAAATTAGCATAGATGAAAATGAAAATTTATCAAATGAATATGGTATAAAAAGAATACCAACACTAATATTTTTTAAAGATGGCAAAGAAGTAGGAAATAGACTTATTGAACCAAAATCAAAAATACAAATCTTAGAGGAGATAAAAAATATACAATGAGAAAGCTTTTAACACTTATTATAATGATATATATTTTTAATGGTTGTGCAGAGATTCCAAATAATACAAAAATCAGCCTAAACAATGGTGCATATAAGATTAGTGAAATAAAGATCAATGGCAATAAAATAAAGATTGCAAAAAGTGCAACATTCAATATTGATAATGATAGAATCTATGGCAATTCAGGCTGTAATAGCTATTTTGCTGGATTTAGCAGAGGTAGTGATAGCATTATGATTGGCACTGCTGGAGCAACTAGAATGTATTGTGCAAATGAAGAAGATAATCAATTTGAAAATATTTATTTGAAAAACCTAGATGGTGAATTTAAAATATCTGGTGATAGCAAAACAATAAAGCTATACAATAAAAATATGGAAATCACTCTAACTAGATAAATCTTTAAGATTTATCTTTTAGCAACCAAAAAGCCATGGCTATGCTGGAAGTAGCAGTCCCTACTATAAATGGAATAATAAAAAATAATTTATTATTTATCAGACCAACAATGCAAAATCCTAAAAAAACATAAGACAATATTCTAAATATTCCAAATGAGATTCTAGTGCCAATAAAAAATTTCTCTTTTTTCGACATAGAAACATCTTCATCATCATTAAGGTTATTTTTAAACAACTCTGTCATCGTATGGACTTTTTTTTGCATAGATTGAAATGAAAAGAAAAAAATAAGCATAGAGCAAACAAAAGATATTTCAAAACTATATAAATATCTAATATCAAAAATAGCAAGAATAAAGGCTATTATAATATTAGATAAAACTAATATTATCATTATTTATGATTATATTTTGGGTCTTTAGCGAACTCTTCAAATTCTCTTAATTGAGACTTATACGCTTTATATACATTTAAGATAGCAGCACACACACCCCAAAAAACACCTATCCAAAATACCCAAAATACATTAAATATTTTTTGTAGTAATATCCCAACACCAACACCAAGCAATAATGCAACAACGATAGAGATTCCAAGGGACAATCCAGCAATCCCACTTAGCATTCTTTTATATTTTGGTTCTTCATTGTTCATTTGCTAACTCATTAAATACAACTTCACATCTTTCAATAACTTCATTTATAATATTCTCATTCATAGGAGAACATACAAATCCACACTCAAAACTTGAAGGGGCAAAATATACACCTTGCTCTAACATTTTTTGATGGAATCTTGCAAATAATTTTGTATCTACTTTTTTTGCATCATCAAAATTTTTTACTTCACTATCACAAAAGAAAAATCCAAACATACTTCCACGAACGCAGCTTTGCATAGCAAAACCAAAATCATTAGCTTTTTTTACCATACCAGAAGTAAGCAATATGGCTAATTTTTCTAATCTATTATAGATACTTAAATCTTGTTTAATCTTTTTTAATGTTGCATATCCAGCTGCAACTGCGATAGGATTCCCGCTTAGAGTGCCTGCTTGATATACGCTCCCAAGTGGTGATAACAAATCCATAATATGGCTTTTACCACCAAAAGCAGCGAGTGGTAATCCACCACCTATAACTTTCCCAAATGTAACTAAATCAGGAATAATATCATAGTAGCTTAATGCTCCTTGCAAAGATGCTCTAAATCCGCTCATAACTTCATCAAAAATAAGCAATGCATCATATTTATCACATAATACTCTTAATCCATTAATAAACTCTCTGTCACCAGGAACAAGCCCCATATTTCCAGCAATAGGCTCTACTATGATACAAGCTACATCACCGCTTGCTTTAAAACAAGATTCAACAGAATCTAAATCATTATACCTAGCTACTAATGTATGCTTACTAAAATCACTAGGAACACCAGGAGAGCTTGGAGAACCAAATGTCGCACACCCACTTCCAGCACTAACAAGTAAGCTATCGCTATGTCCATGATAATTACCATCAAATTTGATAATATCATTTTTATTTGTAGCAGCTCTTGCTAATCTAATAGCACTCATCGTAGCTTCAGTCCCACTGCTTACAAGTCTAATCTTATCAACGCAATCATAAGTAGAGATAATCTCTTTTGCTATTTTTGTCTCACCAACAGTTGGCGCTCCATAGCCCAAACCCCTATTTAATGCATCTTTTACTGCATTAATAACATCAGAATCTTTATGTCCTAAAATCAATGGTCCCCAACTTTGGATAAAATCTATATATTTATTGCCATCTTCATCAATCAAATAACATTTATTTGAATCACGAATAATCCTTGGATTGCCACCAACAGATTTAAAAGCCCTAACTGGAGAATTTACTCCCCCTGGAATCACACTTTTTGCTTCATTAAAGTCATTAATATTATTCAATAAATTCATATAATCTCACAATAAAAAAAATAATCTCTTTAAAAAAGAGATTCTTCAAAAATTAAAAATTTTAGTCTATTAATAAGCTCTATTGCTTACGCATTTTTGTTCAATTTCAGAAGCTATATAACTAGCTCCAGTGCCTGAATTTACAGCAGAATTTGGCCAAGCTTCAACTTCTACAAATGAACCAACTGCCAAATCACTAAATTTACCATCTATATCCATGCCAAA
Above is a window of Helicobacter sp. MIT 99-5507 DNA encoding:
- a CDS encoding DNA polymerase III subunit delta'; protein product: MRLMMVMESRIGEIILTNDIAFEIENTKLDYPNNRIFFESNFKIDSARDVIDESYISSNMLKCIVIAGDSFTPQAQNTLLKVLEEPPTNIKFILITKSKNSILPTILSRMIVFNRKIMIQREDFDIDLNTLTLESIRDYIKDLSYSKEETRSKIESLLFSLQKTNIKLNRNELDCFSDAISQCDSGINAKYIFLVLLLMILENKRKANKWQKFID
- a CDS encoding HobA family DNA replication regulator — its product is MNSDLNFAHWTLELARKDGISMGWFEERRFEWCQIASRFTKDIIEGSAIIICSDLQKKWFCEYAIQTINANTARPLIPIVSLESMLPNDTTFDLMLVEDMLNVAFNNKYIIWYIGYANNKLVEFAKNHQSNFIWAFDGNLQTAFNLKSDDINSDIQLLQLFKILNKTIDAMMFDEIDDGYGI
- a CDS encoding aspartate kinase codes for the protein MLIVQKYGGTSVGDCAKIANVANRVASVKKEGHDVVVVVSAMSGETDKLIGYTKYFNDIPNAKEVDRIVSTGEIVTSSLLSIALQNLGFKAVGLSGSDAGVITDCVHTKAKIQEVNHQNIDKYLKKGYIVVVAGFQGISTDGDITTLGRGGSDLSAVAIAGALNADLCEIYTDVDGVFTTDPRIESKAKKIDKISYDEMLELASLGAKVLLNRSVEMAKKLNVKIITRNSFNNNDGTLITNEEEIMEKPIISGIALDKNQARISMVNVDDKPGIAANLFTSLANSNINVDMIVQTIGRDGKTDIDFTIPKTDLAIAKTILSDFEQSSQSIEFDEDIAKVSIVGLGMKSHSGVASKTFGTMAKENINIMMISTSDIKISMIIDLKYAELAVRALHCAYELDK
- a CDS encoding RNA pyrophosphohydrolase — translated: MQDLEQYRPNVAAIILSVKYPEICEFFIAKRNDIKHSRNIWQFPQGGIDNGETPVCALYRELREEIGTDDIDVISEYPDWLTYDFPAGVISKKMYPFKGQRQKYFLVKLRATSNINLDTPIPEFVKYKFVDYDRIFSNTIYFKRPIYKKVLEYFKKEGYI
- the hemW gene encoding radical SAM family heme chaperone HemW, which produces MKIGEEILLLYIHIPFCESKCGYCAFNSFTNLIDFKKQYLDSLKIDLESSLNNINNLDSIFFGGGTPNVLNPKDYEEVFKILKPYIGDDTEITMELNPNRDIHALNDFKSLGINRFSIGVQSFREDKLRLLERNHNPKTAYEFIKHAILCNIFVSIDLIYDTKLDTKQSLESELKMANDLGVGHISCYALSIDKDSRFYKMNKNPTLQNSLCYEIKEILDNFSFYQYEVSNYAKNHKSKHNLAYWQGKEYMGVGLGAVGRIKNNRIYKQNDFKKYIENPLKCSVESLNDDNLRLESIFLGLRSEVGVDIENINTKKLEILLQEKKCIKKDNRIYATNYFISDELALWLT
- the ybeY gene encoding rRNA maturation RNase YbeY — its product is MIHFLNQTNISIDSEILSFLTTIKNTITESELELVIVDKNEIRRLNKEFLNKDYETDVLSFPLDFSGINVENPPLGSIIISIDSAMQIAKKLNHSLKDEMAILFTHGLLHLLGFDHEIDNGEHRTKEREMLDNFGIKNPLIDRTFKD
- a CDS encoding DUF268 domain-containing protein; the protein is MRYIQADATNLENIESESIESLSALCSVEHFGLGRYGDPIDPMAWECALKAFQRVLKKDGKLYFSVPVGVINKVCFNAHRVYRPETIIQTLDKMQILEMGYIIGFDVVLCMKYKNNHLEIYNENLNNIPDIKNNGVTGLFEFIKL
- a CDS encoding YeiH family protein, translating into MQKIFDFIKATYFGIGFIAIIAILSFIIANTSYIKNMHISVLIIGICLGAICSFIFLRHKQHLESGINFSAKNLLRIGIVLFGFNISLSGIASLGFKGFFIALIIVSVIFSSGYFIGTRILKLDKQISMLISIGSAVCGAAAILALESVIKSQSYKNVAALASIVIFGLLGMFLFPTLINSGIIPLDDMEKGLFLGAALHEVANVVGAAGAIISPNNQAILESAIILKMIRVILLVPLLLIISFLISKDNKTGKIYIPWFAIFFLFAIIINSIIEIPIHILQIIKTTSNMFLVFAMIALGLQIDFKKIKQIGLKIFILSIVLFIFLAILSFILVVRL
- a CDS encoding co-chaperone YbbN, with translation MESFNNAISSGFVIVDFYAPWCGDCVRIEPILKDLEKEYKIIKISIDENENLSNEYGIKRIPTLIFFKDGKEVGNRLIEPKSKIQILEEIKNIQ
- a CDS encoding META domain-containing protein, which produces MRKLLTLIIMIYIFNGCAEIPNNTKISLNNGAYKISEIKINGNKIKIAKSATFNIDNDRIYGNSGCNSYFAGFSRGSDSIMIGTAGATRMYCANEEDNQFENIYLKNLDGEFKISGDSKTIKLYNKNMEITLTR
- a CDS encoding AtpZ/AtpI family protein; the encoded protein is MNNEEPKYKRMLSGIAGLSLGISIVVALLLGVGVGILLQKIFNVFWVFWIGVFWGVCAAILNVYKAYKSQLREFEEFAKDPKYNHK
- the hemL gene encoding glutamate-1-semialdehyde 2,1-aminomutase, encoding MNLLNNINDFNEAKSVIPGGVNSPVRAFKSVGGNPRIIRDSNKCYLIDEDGNKYIDFIQSWGPLILGHKDSDVINAVKDALNRGLGYGAPTVGETKIAKEIISTYDCVDKIRLVSSGTEATMSAIRLARAATNKNDIIKFDGNYHGHSDSLLVSAGSGCATFGSPSSPGVPSDFSKHTLVARYNDLDSVESCFKASGDVACIIVEPIAGNMGLVPGDREFINGLRVLCDKYDALLIFDEVMSGFRASLQGALSYYDIIPDLVTFGKVIGGGLPLAAFGGKSHIMDLLSPLGSVYQAGTLSGNPIAVAAGYATLKKIKQDLSIYNRLEKLAILLTSGMVKKANDFGFAMQSCVRGSMFGFFFCDSEVKNFDDAKKVDTKLFARFHQKMLEQGVYFAPSSFECGFVCSPMNENIINEVIERCEVVFNELANEQ